The Arachis hypogaea cultivar Tifrunner unplaced genomic scaffold, arahy.Tifrunner.gnm2.J5K5 arahy.Tifrunner.gnm2.scaffold_22, whole genome shotgun sequence genomic sequence TGTACCCCCTCACTCAAGAGATCCACGAAAATATCTTCTAACTCGGCGGGTGTTACAATAATACGTAGATGAGTATTGGCTGACCCGCCTACGCCCCTACCCCCCTTTTTTTGGTTTGTAGTCTTGGAAAAGGGGATTCCGGTATATCGTATAAAAGAGAAAGGATTCATTTAGGAGCGCTCTTTtcaattctttcttctcttacgATATTTCGGTCACATTACTTCGAAAAGCGTCCTTAATCTTATATACGATACCACccacttcctccctttcttccccCTGTCTCGCCATACTAGCAACTTGATTAGCTACTAGTTACTAGAATCGTTCAAACATCAAACAGTAAGTAAGCAATGCGTACTTCTTTCCTAGTCTAGTGGATCTGCATAGCAGAGCAAAATCCTCTACCCTGACCTTACTTGTTGTACTTGATTCACCTACGAAAATATACAAGGTAGGGGCTCTTTATTATATTGTTAGAGGGCCTTCTCCTTCAATCGTCTCTCTCAATCCTTGCCTGAACTACCCTCCTCTATAAAGGCATCACCTCTTTATTGTCCACTTCTTCAGGCAATGTTCCCCCTCCTTTGTCACAAGTTCTACGGAATCATCAGTAACTTAGACACGAAATCTATATACTAACTAGGTGAGTCTGacttccttttctctttcttttgctTTGGCCGGCTCTTATTGAAGTCGCCCGACTCCACGTCCATTCAAATCGAAAGCAGACAAAGTCCAAAGGTATCAATCCAAGGGCGTCCTCCTGTTGTTTCGATCTTGATCGGTAGATTTGGTCAGCAATCCCTTGCTCCATCAAAGGAAATCAGGACTAACGAGGACGCGGAAAAGCATCTTTCTATATAATTGCCATCCCCGGTCTCACCTGCGGCAACCCTTCTCCGACCAATTGAAGTGGCCTAAGCACGTGTATAGGCGTAGGAATTGCATTTTCTCTACCTTGAACACTGGAGTCTTCTTGTAGCTATATCTTACCACTGGATTGGACCAAAAGAAAGCCTCAATCTACTCGAATATGTTAATAACGGATCGAGTCCATTAGTACGAGCAGCCAATGAGTGGGAAACACAAAGTATACTAGACTCCCTTTCTTTTAGACCAAGACATACCCGATGATAAGCAATGAATTGAGGATCCACAATGCCATGATAGAGTCTTCGCGTTCATACAAGAGAGACTCCGTAGGCGGATGAAGAGCCAGGAGCGGGAGCCCCAACTAGAATAGGTGAATTATTAACCAACTATTCCACCTCCAAGGATGGAACGATTCGTCTTTGAGCATCGCTGGCAATAAACCTCGTTGAGAGAGCAGCACGAACCTAGGTTGATTATACAGGAATGGAATCATAGATTGAAGCTTAGGCAAGCCCCTTGAGACTGACTAAGTAAGGAACAGCGGCTGCCCACTCTGCCTTTCCTTCTAATGAGGATTCGAGTGTACTAACTAAGGTTATCTCTTTCACTCTCTTTTCAGTTTATCTATCCCACAGTGAGCAATTCCCGATCACTCGAAAATAAGTTTATCTATCCAAAGGGGTTGGAGTCGTTCTAGAGTGAGAAGCAGAATtacttttttcaaataaatagatagaagagGCTTTCTTATAAGCCCAGCCAGCGAAAAGACTGGCTCTCCGGCAAACAGGAAAGAAGGTTCAGGACAAAGCTCTAATCCCATAGGTGGGCCAGGCGGGAATCCAGCCAGTTCAAATCCAATAGCCTATAGTAAAGATTAAAGGAAATGCCACTCTTTAAGCCAAGAAAAAGGGCCTTTTTCATGCCGAATGGATTCTATCTTGACTGCCCTGAGAAAGCAAAGTAAGAGCTATGAGATAGGCTCACTCTCCCCTAATACCCGCTGCTAAGGATTGAAAGTCGCACGGCTATAGGGCAGAACTCCAGATCTACGAATAGCCGCGGGCAAGCACCTTTAACAAGCAAGTAGCTAGCTTAAACCTTACTTAACAGCAAGCCGCGAAAGTCTTCGCCTATAGCTTCTACTTCCGAAGTAAGTTCCGGGAAAGAGGAATAAATTATAGAGTAGTTCAGTGGGGAAGACCCGTGAGGGAATAGTAATCGAATTACAGGGTTTTGGAATTGATTAACAGGGATGGGGAACTCCGCTTTCAAAGGTTCCTAATCAAATGACTTTGTTTACGGCTTTCGTAACTAGAATGAGTTAACTCCCGCTTATCTGTCTAAGTAGTACTGCCTGTATTCTAATACTACTTGTTGCTTGCAGCTTAAGGACGTGTAACTCTAAATATCAATACTTGCTTGGGTTTTCTGCTCAATAGAAAGACTTCAGCTCTCAATCTCAATAGTAATGAAATCAATCTCTTTACGGCTTCTGACTTCGGAAGTAGAAGCTAGAGTAAATGCTGCCGTTGAAAGGCATTCTCTTGAGGATTGATGTATGGACTTAGTGCTTTAGGAGTTAGTGTGTTTAGATTGAGTTCCCACGAGCGGGGGATTTAATTACTATATCTCTTGGTATTCAAATAGACGGGCAGTCAAGCAAAGCAAGAGAGGCGGGTTTCCTTGTCTCGGAGAAAGATCTCAGAACCGGTTACAGTAGGAGTTCTAGATAAAGAATGGGGGATAGCATAAGTCATTCCCTGTCTCCTAGGTAAGAAAGAAGGATTCCCCTCCCTGTTCAATAAACCTGCTCGACCCTGATGATTTGAAAGTTCACAGGGCAGCACTGCTAGCATGAAAGTCCTCGAGAACTCCATCTGGACTAGTTACGAACGAGTCAAAGAGAGTGGAACCAGGACAAGCACCGGATTTCGCTAAGACTTTTGGACATAGACCAGGAAACCAAGAAAGATTGAATCCGGTGTCAAGCAGACGAATGAGAAATTGTGAATGGTTGGAGAGAGTGAAGCTTCACTTTCCTAGCTCCTAAGTCCCTGACGGTAGGTACGTTCCGCCACCGCCCTAACCTAGTTCATTGGAAAGGTTATAGCAGCGATGCCAACTCCTTCCTCATAGTCTTTCTAGCGGGACTAACTTTACGTTGATAGAGGACGATTTGGCACATCTTCCATTTCCTGGTATGAAAGTCCTTAGGCTTGGTTTTCTGTGAGTCGGCATAAGCCATCAAAGCTTTTGCTCTTATCGATGTGATCCTTGTCTTTAGCTTGGCACCAGGGCGGCTTGCTTACCTACCTGATGACTTTCCTACTTTCTTTTACTATTCCTATTCCCTGCTCTGCTTAATGTACGAGGAGGAATGGAATAGAGATCGACAAGCAAGAGTCAAGCCTCTTTCCTGGAGTTGCTTTTCAACAGCTTCACGTTAAGTCCAAAGCCGTGGCTTACTGCACACTCTATCAGACAGAGTCAAAGTATAGAATGAATTAGTGACAGACCTGGGAATCTTTTTGTCTTAAGTCCTTTCATAGACTGACATCTATAGAGTCCTTCGTTAAATGGTCGCAATCAAAAAGAAGCGCTTAATCTTCCTTACCCGGTACGGTAATCTCTTCCTAATGCCTGGACTTCCTTctagtatttattttatttacttcaCTCTAAAAATTACATATGTAAAAAGAGAAATCCTGTATGTAATAGGCAAGAAGAGAGAACCTTCCTGTCCTATAGTGCGGAGATAGAGGGAGCACCCTACCTTAGGGCGGATCAGAAAGAAGGAACTGAAACTTAAGTTCAATGCAGAATTCCTTTTTCGAGTGAAGTGAAAGTTCAGTTGACTATAGCTTTTTGGCAAGCGGGGGGTACAAGTGTCGCAGATCAAATTGCCGACATTATAGCATACTTTACTATAGATGTTCCGGAACTGCTAAAGGAAGTGATAGTAGAAAGGACAACTAAGCGAAAGGCGGTCCGGACATAGCATTAGCCATTGATTCAATACCAGGCAAAAAGGAAAttccttatttctttcccaaGTCCCATCGAGTTAGCTGTTGATGGAATGGAATAAGCGATATTGACTCTCTTGTCGAAAGGGCGGCGTCAAGCTCTTACCCAggcaaagaaacaaaaaacaccAGGCGATTCAAGACAGGGGGAGATGGCTAATTCCGGGAATAGGATCTATCCCATACCCTTATTCTAGTATTCTACCTGCTCCGAAAACAATAGGCTGGAGAGAGGAGGAATATTCATCATCCGTCACCCTGCCCGCTACGCTCCTTGCCTTTGTCCTTTCACTTCTGACAGCAGGCACTTTGTGAAGGAGTGGGGGCTACTGGATGAAATGGAGCAGGTATTGACATTCATTTGCAGGCTAACACCAAATTTTGTTGACATTAAATCTGAGTTGAGAGAGCCACCTTGTGGTGAGATTGTCATGGTTCCACTGCATGCAACTGTTGGAGATTTGAAGCAAGCTGCTGAGGCTGCACTGAGGGAAACTTACTGCATTGCAGAAAGGCTTATAGTGACAGACATCACAGAATTGATGGGTGTGAGTGATGAGGAAGTGCTCTTTGGGTTAATCCAGTCAGGTGTGGAGCTTTGTGTGAGGGGAATTGCTATAGACTTGTGTACTCCTTTGAAGTCTCAGGGTGGGGCTGACAACTGGAAGGTGAGATGTGAATGTGGAGCTCAAGATGATGATGGGGATAAAAAAA encodes the following:
- the LOC140183376 gene encoding PHD finger protein MALE MEIOCYTE DEATH 1-like produces the protein MGTDWGGLPSKEKARRRVTGRTGNFDFALSHLLFWGMQVIKGIPGVGVKPMTACPRSNWKLRLERGGIFIIRHPARYAPCLCPFTSDSRHFVKEWGLLDEMEQVLTFICRLTPNFVDIKSELREPPCGEIVMVPLHATVGDLKQAAEAALRETYCIAERLIVTDITELMGVSDEEVLFGLIQSGVELCVRGIAIDLCTPLKSQGGADNWKHTRCCGIDDSETVPLQFVCTGCCDSLVPPRIESAFGMDCADIFQISPEPTHLLEYGYGY